Proteins encoded by one window of Nasonia vitripennis strain AsymCx chromosome 5, Nvit_psr_1.1, whole genome shotgun sequence:
- the LOC100121980 gene encoding putative ATP-dependent RNA helicase DHX57 isoform X1 — protein MDRSSIRLMEDIVLEAREEKKSNLSKSRLHLKEKPKSKDTCCLKAQTLNLSKDSENQLLHKLNDVRGTALKLADQCEYKKNSNLGKQYWVERCQLIVKTEADPSFTKTSEVKEDSSICNDKNSQNKTETLKQNMEIKAMHSRIQTNFEYLEIDIERCPLRLQYRKLKIIETINENQVTILFGAIGCGKTTQVPQYILDEWLKSESEESNEKFGIIVTQPRQMSAIGVAKRVAAERHESVGNIVGYKVGLRSALSSHTRLTFCTEQILLERLSSDSQLDSVTHVIVDQVHERSAECDFLLMSLKKLIGLRKDLKVILMGSSPNVDVFSDYFGKATVYDVYPDGYYFFNKTEMFLEDIMDRMHYSIDEGSEYVRKDRGDWNQINEDISNADDLKKIKPARVKDTIPDEELTLPQVMGRYSKYSQITRRNIYVMDHDKINYDLIEKTLEWYIDYKSYDNPTCGALLIFLPGIEEIATMKNILEKNEKLADPKKFVIIPLHPDLTPEEQSLIFQKRKAKVLRIFLTTDIAESSVCIDDMYMKIIDAGRIKVRRFNINLHRDSFDTCWISKDNFNRRMARASHTYANYYIHLYSSFRFNHQLADKPPSEICRIALEPLLLRLKILQKNKYLDFYQALGNMLEPPPVDNINAAIKRLQYVGALDPGSMLTPLGYHLASLPVDVRIGKLILFGAIFRCVDSALTIAACLLHESPFVDYAHNKQEIKAKKREYATENSDQLTSLKIYKKWQEIAARDYDAGKIFANENFLSLDTLKVLADTKHYLLELLNHIGFVSVNAKTHSTVEDLTLVSTGQELNVNNENYKLLQGLICASLYPCLATLIQPESSATVSELSNSEEFKYLTKENEAVHVHPSSVNFNTEHNRPSQFLVYRQRIKKSKIFIRDVSEAPMLPIVLFCGYGIDIEVNDDGCTLSLGDGLISFSVGSLKVAQLLQHARMELAKLLEQKVRDPQLDLVNHPTWGKVVNAIVSIVTNG, from the exons ATGGATCGTAGCAGTATTAGATTGATGGAGGATATAGTTTTGGAAGCccgagaagagaaaaaatcgaattt ATCGAAATCACGATTGCATTTAAAGGAGAAACCAAAATCGAAGGACACATGCTGCTTGAAAGCACAAACGCTAAATCTTTCCAAAGATTCAGAAAACCAACTTTTGCATAAGTTGAATGACGTTCGCGGAACA GCTTTAAAATTAGCCGACCAATGTGAATACAAAAAGAACAGTAATTTAGGAAAACAGTATTGGGTTGAACGATGCCAACTAATTGTTAAAACAGAGGCTGATCCTTCGTTTACCAAGACATCAGAAGTAAAAGAGGATTCTTCGATATGTAATGACAAGAACTcgcaaaataaaactgaaaCTTTGAAGCAAAATATGGAGATTAAAGCTATGCATTCGAGGATACAAACGAATTTCGAATATTTAGAAATCGATATCGAAAGGTGCCCGTTGCGTCTACaatatagaaaattaaaaataatagaaacgATTAACGAAAATCAGGTCACGATTCTTTTTGGTGCGATCGGTTGCGGCAAAACCACGCAG GTTCCTCAGTACATCCTTGACGAATGGTTAAAAAGTGAAAGCGAAGAGAGTAATGAAAAATTTGGAATAATCGTTACTCAGCCACGCCAAATGAGCGCGATCGGCGTTGCTAAAAGAGTAGCCGCTGAACGTCACGAGAGCGTAGGTAATATAGTTGGTTACAAAGTAGGGCTAAGAAGCGCCTTATCGAGTCACACCAGGTTAACATTTTGCACAGAACAAATTTTGCTCGAGAGACTGTCCAGTGACTCTCAGCTTGATTCCGTGACACACGTTATAGTCGATCAAGTTCACGAAAGAAGTGCTGAATG tgaCTTCCTCTTAATGTCGTTGAAAAAACTGATTGGTCTGAGAAAAGACTTGAAAGTAATCCTAATGGGTTCCTCACCAAATGTCGATGTATTTTCTGATTATTTCGGGAAAGCGACAGTTTATGATGTTTATCCTGAtggatattattttttcaacaaaacgGAGATGTTTTTGGAGGACATCATGGATCGCATGCATTACAGTATCGATGAAGGTTCAGAATACGTGCGGAAAGACAGAGGAGACTGGAATCAAATAAACGAGGATATTAGTAATGCCgatgatttgaaaaaaataaagccggCGCGTGTGAAAGATACGATTCCGGATGAAGAGTTAACGTTACCCCAAGTTATGGGGCGGTATTCCAAGTACTCGCAGATCACTCGGAGAAACATTTACGTCATGGATCACGATAAGATTAATTATGATCTCATTGAGAAAACCTTAGAGTGGTATATTGATTACAAAAGTTATGACAATCCTACGTGTGGTGCTCTTCTG ATTTTCTTACCAGGCATAGAGGAAATAGCGACGATGAAAAATATTCtggaaaaaaacgaaaaactcGCAGATCCTAAAAAATTTGTCATCATACCGCTTCACCCGGATTTAACACCAGAAGAACaaagtttaatatttcaaaaacgaAAAGCTAAAGTTTTGAGAATATTTCTTACTACGGATATTGCCGAGTCTTCCGTCTGTATAGACGACATGTATATGAAGATCATCGATGCCGGAAGAATTAAAGTAAGACGATTCAATATTAATCTTCACAGGGACAGCTTCGACACATGTTGGATCTctaaagataattttaatcGGAGAATGGCTCGAGCTAGTCATACGTATgcgaattattatattcacCTGTATTCATCGTTTAG GTTTAACCATCAATTAGCTGACAAACCCCCATCAGAAATTTGCAGGATTGCTTTGGAACCGCTATTACTCCGCCTTAAAATactgcagaaaaataaatatttagacTTCTATCAAGCTCTgg GCAATATGCTAGAGCCACCACCTGTCGATAATATCAATGCAGCTATCAAAAGATTGCAATATGTTGGTGCATTGGATCCCGGATCCATGTTGACCCCGTTAGGCTATCATTTGGCATCTTTACCCGTCGACGTGAGGATAGGCAAATTGATACTGTTCGGGGCGATTTTTCGTTGTGTGGACTCTGCCTTAACTATTGCAGCTTGTTTGTTGCACGAAAGTCCTTTCGTCGATTATGCTCATAACAAACAagaaataaaagcaaaaaagagagaatacgcaactgaAAATTCGGATCAATTGAccagtttgaaaatttacaag AAATGGCAGGAAATCGCCGCACGCGATTACGATGCCggaaaaatatttgcaaatGAAAACTTTTTAAGCCTCGACACCTTAAAAGTCTTAGCAGATACGAAACATTACTTGCTCGAATTGTTGAATCATATTGGTTTTGTATCCGTAAACGCAAAAACCCATTCTACGGTCGAAGATCTGACGCTCGTGAGTACCGGTCAAGAACTGAATGTTAATAACGAAAACTACAAACTCCTGCAGGGTTTGATATGTGCAAGTTTGTATCCTTGTTTGGCAACATTAATTCAGCCAGAATCTTCGGCGACCGTTTCTGAACTATCAAATTCAGAAGAATTCAAGTATCTAACAAAAGAGAACGAGGCGGTTCACGTTCACCCGTCATCCGTCAATTTTAATACCGAGCATAATCGCCCCAGTCAATTTTTAGTTTATCGacaaagaattaaaaaaagcaaaattttcATCCGAGATGTATCGGAGGCGCCTATGTTACCAATTGTTCTATTTTGCGGCTACGGAATTGACATTGAAGTTAACGATGATGGTTGCACACTGTCATTGGGAGATGGCTTGATTTCGTTCTCTGTGGGATCTCTCAAA GTTGCACAACTTTTGCAGCACGCAAGAATGGAGCTGGCGAAATTATTGGAGCAGAAAGTTCGAGATCCTCAACTAGATCTCGTCAACCATCCCACTTGGGGAAAAGTTGTGAACGCTATTGTCAGTATAGTTACGAATGGATGA
- the LOC100121980 gene encoding 39S ribosomal protein L41, mitochondrial isoform X2, whose translation MSVANLIITRGISTSCARYGKRNFRKFTLINKRGTRIFKKMQAEDPDPRYPIDKRGVRDVGYMDGKKFVEIPEMIPELIVPNLEGFKLKPYVTYKVTEVKNEVFTAEDLFYSVYANKIREDYNKGKLGPNGEPLEPSPEELLTPKEARELASKPGNDIFTAPPKPAGTIMPQDPR comes from the exons ATGTCTGTGGCGAATTTGATCATTACTCGAGGTATATCAACCTCATGCGCCCGATATGGTAAAcgtaattttagaaaatttacgTTGATTAACAAACGAGGCACCAGAATATTCAAGAAAATGCAAGCCGAAGATCCGGATCCACGTTATCCTATTGACA AACGTGGAGTAAGAGATGTAGGATACATGGATGGCAAGAAGTTTGTGGAAATACCAGAAATGATTCCAGAATTGATAGTTCCTAATTTGGAAGGTTTCAAATTGAAGCCATACGTTACCTACAAAGTTACAGAAGTTAAGAACGAAGTATTCACAGCTGAGGATCTATTTTATTCGGTGTATGCAAACAAAATCAGAGAAGACTATAACAAAGGAAAATTAGGACCAAATGGAGAACCGTTAGAACCCAGTCCTGAGGAGCTTCTCACTCCCAAAGAAGCTAGAGAACTGGCTAGCAAACCTGGCAACGACATATTTACAGCACCACCAAAACCAGCTGGAACTATTATGCCGCAAGATCCAAGATAG